A single genomic interval of Sphingobacteriales bacterium harbors:
- a CDS encoding aminotransferase class I/II-fold pyridoxal phosphate-dependent enzyme, whose amino-acid sequence MSIFNKCYEYTVPDHYKALGIYPYFRTVEESEGPIVKMEGREVIMAGSNNYLGLTAHPNVKLAAVEALLKYGTSCSGSRFLTGTIDLHVALETRLAKFVNKEAALLFSTGFQTGQGVLFPLVGRGDIIFSDRDNHASIVAGNLLGQATGCKVVRYKHNDMKNLERVLQIAPPEANKIIVSDGVFSTFGTIVNLPELNHLAKQYNAAVLLDDAHAFGIIGQGGRGTANEFGLDADIDLIMCTFSKSLASLGGFVAGEERVINYLRHTSQALIFSASPTPASVAAAIAALNILEDNPNLVQKVVQNAQVIRTGLRNMGYNVPEGRSAIVPIIIGDDELTFRMWKILYDAGVFVNAFIAPATPPGRQMLRTSYMASHEPEHLNKILNVFDEIKNKFGVGRFSHT is encoded by the coding sequence GTGAGTATTTTTAATAAGTGTTATGAATATACCGTACCCGACCATTACAAAGCACTGGGTATTTACCCTTATTTTAGAACGGTAGAAGAAAGCGAAGGGCCTATTGTAAAAATGGAAGGCCGTGAGGTTATTATGGCTGGCTCAAACAATTATTTGGGCTTAACTGCCCACCCAAATGTTAAATTGGCCGCCGTTGAAGCCTTGCTTAAATATGGCACAAGTTGCTCGGGCTCGAGGTTTTTAACGGGCACCATAGATTTGCACGTAGCGTTAGAAACCCGCTTAGCTAAATTTGTAAACAAAGAAGCAGCCTTGCTGTTTAGTACCGGATTTCAAACCGGACAAGGCGTTTTGTTTCCGTTAGTTGGCCGCGGCGATATTATTTTTTCAGACCGAGATAACCATGCGAGTATTGTTGCCGGAAATTTATTGGGCCAAGCTACTGGCTGCAAAGTGGTGCGCTACAAGCATAACGACATGAAAAACCTTGAGCGGGTATTGCAAATTGCCCCACCCGAGGCCAATAAAATTATCGTATCAGATGGGGTGTTTAGCACTTTTGGCACCATTGTAAACCTGCCCGAACTAAACCATTTAGCCAAACAATATAATGCCGCCGTTTTATTAGACGATGCCCACGCCTTTGGTATTATTGGACAAGGCGGGCGAGGTACAGCCAACGAGTTTGGCCTCGATGCCGATATAGACCTTATTATGTGCACGTTTAGTAAAAGTTTGGCCTCGTTGGGCGGGTTTGTTGCCGGCGAAGAGCGCGTAATTAACTATCTGCGCCATACCTCGCAGGCACTTATTTTTAGTGCTTCGCCTACACCTGCCTCAGTTGCAGCCGCCATTGCCGCTTTAAATATTTTAGAAGACAACCCCAATTTGGTGCAAAAAGTAGTGCAAAATGCCCAGGTAATTCGCACTGGCTTGCGCAATATGGGCTATAACGTTCCCGAAGGCCGCTCGGCTATTGTGCCTATAATCATAGGAGACGACGAACTGACTTTTAGAATGTGGAAAATTTTGTATGATGCCGGCGTATTTGTAAATGCTTTTATTGCTCCGGCTACCCCACCCGGAAGGCAAATGCTTAGAACAAGCTATATGGCCAGCCACGAACCCGAACACCTGAATAAAATTCTAAACGTTTTTGACGAAATAAAAAACAAATTTGGCGTAGGGCGGTTTTCACACACCTAA
- a CDS encoding NAD-dependent epimerase/dehydratase family protein: protein MNSNNFDKIALITGISGFVGSHLAQQLVAQGWQVRGLIRASSNLRWIQDLPITLYQCGLTNIESLEGPLQGVTHVFHIAGVVKANSLQQFEAGNVATTATLLQAISKYNKNIQHIVVTSSLAAAGPTVPNLPLIEAMAAKPVNWYGKSKWAQEQVCLNYTQQQQQQPPLPITIIRPPVVYGPRETDVLLFFKLIKRGILLQPTGNKQVLSLIYIDDLVNGLIAAAQSKNTINQTYFLAHNQIYIWHDLAKTTAQILQKKIITISLPRSFIKTMAIIAQGWAKLRGRTATTLNTQKIIEMEQAAWICSPAKAYNDFNFEATTSLASGLKTTLNWYQQHGWL, encoded by the coding sequence ATGAATAGCAATAATTTCGATAAAATTGCGCTTATAACGGGTATTTCGGGTTTTGTTGGCAGCCATTTAGCGCAGCAGTTAGTAGCGCAAGGTTGGCAGGTTCGGGGGCTAATTAGGGCAAGCAGCAATTTGCGCTGGATACAAGATTTACCCATTACTTTATACCAGTGTGGTTTAACAAATATTGAAAGTTTAGAAGGGCCGCTACAGGGTGTTACCCATGTTTTTCATATTGCAGGTGTAGTAAAAGCCAATAGTTTGCAACAGTTTGAGGCGGGCAATGTTGCCACAACTGCTACCTTATTGCAGGCCATTAGCAAGTACAATAAAAACATACAACACATTGTGGTTACAAGTAGTTTGGCTGCCGCCGGCCCCACAGTACCTAATTTGCCGCTTATCGAAGCTATGGCCGCCAAACCCGTTAATTGGTATGGCAAAAGCAAATGGGCACAAGAACAAGTATGCCTAAACTATACACAGCAACAGCAGCAACAACCGCCTTTGCCCATTACCATTATAAGGCCACCGGTAGTTTACGGCCCCCGCGAAACCGATGTTTTGCTGTTTTTTAAACTTATTAAGCGCGGTATCTTACTGCAGCCCACAGGTAATAAACAAGTTTTGAGTTTAATTTATATTGACGATTTGGTAAACGGCCTAATTGCCGCCGCACAAAGCAAAAACACAATAAATCAAACGTATTTTTTAGCCCATAACCAAATCTACATATGGCACGATTTAGCCAAAACAACAGCCCAAATTCTACAGAAAAAAATAATTACTATAAGTTTACCTCGCTCTTTTATTAAAACTATGGCTATAATTGCACAAGGTTGGGCAAAACTGCGTGGGCGAACTGCCACAACCCTAAATACCCAAAAGATAATAGAAATGGAGCAAGCTGCATGGATATGTAGCCCTGCTAAAGCATATAATGATTTTAATTTTGAAGCCACTACATCTTTGGCATCCGGATTAAAAACAACACTTAACTGGTATCAACAACATGGCTGGTTATAA
- the pdxH gene encoding pyridoxamine 5'-phosphate oxidase, whose translation MSFLTDIASWRQQYNRHSLPDAPLPANPLVLFALWFEAWATTQDPNRIDMNAMILATATPNGKPSVRAVLLKGFDENGFVFYTNYLSRKGNELTANPQASILFYWPSLERQVRVEGIVVKTSAQESVEYFASRPRESQLAAVASHQSQPVANQQALQALFDAAQQQFAPNAPVVCPTHWGGYRLQPNYVEFWQGRPNRLHDRITYSLLINDPPETNTSRTADSNWTIQRLAP comes from the coding sequence ATGTCGTTTTTAACCGATATTGCAAGCTGGCGGCAACAGTATAACCGCCACAGTTTACCCGATGCGCCTTTGCCTGCCAACCCCTTAGTACTTTTTGCACTTTGGTTTGAAGCATGGGCAACAACACAAGACCCTAACCGTATAGATATGAATGCCATGATTTTGGCTACTGCAACGCCAAACGGCAAACCATCGGTGCGGGCAGTATTGTTAAAAGGTTTTGATGAGAATGGTTTTGTTTTTTATACCAATTACTTAAGCCGCAAAGGAAACGAACTAACCGCTAACCCGCAAGCAAGTATTTTGTTTTACTGGCCGTCTCTTGAGCGGCAGGTTAGGGTTGAGGGAATTGTAGTAAAAACATCGGCGCAAGAGTCGGTGGAGTATTTTGCCTCGCGCCCGCGCGAAAGCCAGTTGGCTGCTGTTGCCTCGCACCAAAGTCAGCCTGTTGCCAATCAGCAGGCATTGCAAGCCCTTTTTGATGCCGCCCAACAACAATTTGCGCCTAATGCTCCCGTAGTTTGCCCCACACATTGGGGAGGGTACAGGTTACAGCCTAATTATGTGGAGTTTTGGCAAGGCAGGCCTAACCGCCTACACGACCGTATTACCTACAGCCTACTAATTAACGATCCACCCGAAACCAATACATCAAGAACTGCTGATAGTAATTGGACAATACAAAGATTAGCCCCTTAG
- a CDS encoding glycosyltransferase, whose product MPKFNTLTILLPAQNAESHIISILQRVCRANLPGYVQKQIIIIDSAAANDNTETLTKDFIGNGWRPEAEFKYLKLPNGHNLFEVWQAVLPFVKGEYILWQTPHQNYHPEEYLNEVVRAAYIQGAQLVFTIRGQYKPKVLPQLYGGKWAYDLTKLAANFFSDLPLIDPNTGCLLLNTELAKNFVRDATDKIRALNKQLGLNLYLHQYFISEQHNSGNDGTIFEVEIPYTLPINSTGRVKNKML is encoded by the coding sequence ATGCCCAAATTTAATACATTAACTATTTTATTGCCCGCACAAAATGCCGAAAGCCATATTATTAGCATTTTACAACGAGTTTGCCGGGCAAATTTACCCGGATACGTTCAAAAGCAAATTATTATTATTGACAGTGCTGCGGCTAACGACAATACCGAAACTTTAACGAAAGATTTTATTGGCAATGGCTGGCGACCCGAAGCTGAATTTAAATATTTAAAATTACCAAATGGGCATAATTTATTTGAAGTTTGGCAAGCGGTGCTTCCTTTTGTTAAGGGCGAGTATATTTTATGGCAAACACCCCATCAAAACTATCATCCGGAGGAGTATTTGAACGAGGTAGTTCGGGCAGCTTATATCCAAGGCGCGCAATTGGTTTTTACCATTCGCGGTCAATATAAACCAAAGGTATTACCACAACTATATGGTGGTAAATGGGCTTATGACCTGACTAAACTGGCAGCCAACTTCTTTAGCGATTTGCCCCTCATTGACCCCAATACGGGTTGCCTTTTGTTAAATACAGAGTTGGCCAAAAATTTTGTTCGCGATGCCACTGATAAAATACGCGCCCTAAACAAACAGTTAGGATTAAATTTATATTTGCATCAATATTTTATTAGTGAGCAGCATAATAGCGGCAATGACGGTACTATTTTTGAAGTGGAAATTCCTTATACGTTGCCGATAAACAGTACTGGTAGGGTAAAAAACAAAATGCTTTAA